The following are encoded in a window of Pseudomonas graminis genomic DNA:
- a CDS encoding NAD-dependent epimerase/dehydratase family protein, with translation MSDAPVLITGGAGFIGSHLTDALLAKGYAVRILDDLSTGKRSNLPLDNPRVELIEGDVADAALVARAAVGCQAVAHLAAVASVQASVDDPVKTHQSNFIGTLNVCEAMRQAGIKRVVFASSAAVYGNNGEGEAITEDTPKAPLTPYASDKLAGEHYFDFYRRQHGFEPVVFRFFNIFGPRQDPSSPYSGVISIFAERAVNGLPIAVFGDGEQTRDFFYVEDLVDLVVQGIEMPTVAEGAVNVGLNATTSLNELLGALAEVVGDLPPVSYLPARSGDIKHSRASNQRLLERFEVPEPTPLKVGLARLLGR, from the coding sequence ATGTCTGATGCTCCTGTCCTCATCACCGGCGGCGCCGGTTTCATCGGTTCGCACCTGACCGACGCGCTGCTCGCCAAAGGCTACGCCGTGCGCATCCTCGACGACCTGTCCACTGGCAAACGCAGCAACCTGCCGCTGGACAACCCACGCGTGGAGTTGATCGAAGGTGATGTCGCCGATGCCGCGCTGGTGGCCCGGGCGGCGGTGGGTTGTCAGGCCGTTGCGCATCTGGCTGCCGTCGCGTCGGTGCAGGCCTCGGTGGATGATCCGGTGAAAACGCACCAGAGCAATTTCATCGGCACGCTGAATGTCTGCGAAGCCATGCGCCAGGCCGGTATCAAACGCGTGGTGTTTGCTTCAAGCGCTGCGGTGTACGGCAACAACGGCGAAGGTGAGGCCATCACCGAAGACACCCCCAAAGCACCGCTGACCCCGTATGCGTCGGACAAATTAGCCGGTGAGCACTACTTCGATTTCTATCGCCGTCAGCACGGCTTCGAGCCTGTCGTATTCCGCTTCTTCAACATCTTCGGCCCGCGCCAGGATCCTTCATCGCCGTACTCCGGCGTGATCAGCATCTTCGCGGAGCGTGCGGTAAACGGCCTGCCGATTGCCGTCTTCGGTGACGGCGAGCAGACTCGCGACTTCTTCTACGTCGAGGACCTGGTTGATCTGGTCGTGCAGGGGATCGAGATGCCGACGGTGGCAGAGGGCGCGGTCAATGTCGGCCTGAACGCCACCACCTCGCTGAATGAATTGCTGGGAGCCCTTGCCGAGGTGGTCGGCGATCTGCCGCCGGTGAGTTACCTGCCGGCGCGATCAGGGGACATCAAGCATTCCCGGGCGAGCAATCAGCGTTTGCTTGAGCGCTTTGAAGTGCCTGAGCCGACGCCGCTGAAGGTCGGGCTGGCGCGACTGCTGGGGCGTTGA
- a CDS encoding sugar nucleotide-binding protein, producing MRMRLMLLGGGNALGQALIRLGAEENIGFLAPRPPQDGWDAASLTQLLDDTRPDALINLAYYFDWFQAERVSADRLDNQERSVERLAELCQHHNIVLVQPSSYRVFDGSRATAYSEKDEPVPLGSRGQALWRIEQSVRATCPQHVLLRFGWLLDDSAEGVLGRFLSRAESPGELLLADDRRGNPTPVDDAARVIISVLKQLDCAAPLWGTYHYAGHEATTPLAFGQAVLTEARLLRPLAIETPTAQAHAARPDAAEEPQNAVLACKKILHTFGIKPRAWRAGLPNLLDRYYRHV from the coding sequence ATGCGAATGCGCCTTATGCTACTGGGCGGCGGGAATGCCCTCGGGCAGGCGTTGATTCGTCTGGGTGCCGAGGAGAACATTGGATTCCTCGCGCCGCGTCCACCGCAAGACGGTTGGGATGCGGCAAGCCTGACGCAACTGCTCGATGACACCCGCCCGGATGCCTTGATCAATCTCGCTTATTACTTCGACTGGTTTCAGGCGGAGCGGGTAAGCGCTGACAGGCTGGATAATCAGGAACGCTCCGTCGAGCGTCTCGCCGAACTGTGCCAGCACCACAACATCGTCCTCGTTCAGCCGTCCAGCTACCGCGTGTTCGACGGTTCGCGGGCGACGGCTTACAGCGAGAAAGACGAGCCCGTGCCGCTGGGTTCCCGTGGCCAGGCTTTATGGCGCATCGAGCAAAGCGTGCGCGCCACCTGCCCGCAGCATGTGCTGCTGCGTTTCGGCTGGTTGCTCGACGACAGCGCCGAAGGCGTACTCGGGCGCTTTCTCAGCCGCGCCGAATCACCCGGTGAATTGCTGCTGGCGGACGACCGTCGGGGCAATCCGACCCCGGTCGACGATGCCGCAAGAGTGATCATTTCGGTGCTCAAGCAGCTTGATTGCGCCGCGCCGCTGTGGGGCACTTACCACTACGCCGGCCACGAAGCGACCACGCCACTGGCGTTTGGTCAGGCCGTGTTGACCGAAGCCCGTCTGCTGCGCCCGCTGGCGATCGAAACGCCGACTGCGCAAGCCCACGCCGCGCGTCCGGATGCCGCCGAAGAGCCGCAGAACGCCGTGCTCGCCTGCAAGAAAATCCTCCACACTTTCGGTATCAAGCCACGCGCCTGGCGTGCTGGCTTGCCCAACCTACTGGACCGCTATTACCGCCATGTCTGA
- a CDS encoding DEAD/DEAH box helicase, protein MNLLQTPDPVLDAFHPAVSAWFRSTFPAITAAQAQAWPLIKRRESTLIAAPTGSGKTLTAFLAVIDDLVHQGLERGGELPDETFVVYVSPLKALSNDIQINLQNPLAGITDQLIQQGLPGLRITTAVRTGDTPQKERTAMRKTAPNILVTTPESLYVLLGSDSGRRMLSSTQTVIVDEIHAIAAGKRGSHLALTLERLQALCAKPLLRIGLSATQKPIERVSRFLVGSDPVSRSCAIVDIGHARPRDLAIEVPPVALSAVMSSDVWQLVYDRLAVLARGHRTTLIFVNTRRLAERMARHLSERLGKEAVAAHHGSMAKEQRLEAEQRLKRGELQVLIATASLELGIDIGDVDLVCQISSPRSIASFLQRVGRSGHHVGGTPKGRLFAVSRDDLIECAALLDCVRRGELDTLVIPKAPLDVLAQQIIAEVSCQEWQEQDLLALFRKASPYADVDEGHYQALLSMLAEGYSGRQGVRAAYLHRDAVTRTLRGRRGSKLTAVTSGGTIPDNADYSVVLEPQALNIGTVNEDFAVESAAGDIFQLGNTSYRILRVESGRVRVEDAHGMPPNIPFWMGEAPGRSDELSFAVARLQADIDEQLSAHPGNLLACTDWLMKSLGLDLASAEQIIEYLARAHSALGALPSQDTLVIERFFDQSGGTQLVIHSPFGSRVNRAWGLALRKRFCRTFNFELQAAASEDAIVLSLSTAHSFALDEVWRYLNSATAEHLLIQAVLDAPLFGVRWRWNAGVALALPRYTGGRKVAPQLQRIKSDDLIATVFPDQIACLENLVGEREVPEHPLIEQTLDDCLHEAMDAESWLKLLRRMENGEVRLVSRDLPAPSPLAAEILNAKPYAFLDNAPLEERRTQAVLNRRWSDPESTDDLGALDVDAIKAVADEAWPQPQNVDEMHEALMSLGCITGVEAREHGDWMKWLESLARSGRGTRLQVTPEQALWIPLERLTCLQALYPAAEMHPPLAALAGFDEAWNEDEARVEIVRARLSGFGPLTVPAIAEPLALTQNEVAQALAQLENEGYVLRGQFNPDAREEEWCERHLLSRIHRYTVKRLRREIEPVSLQDFTRFLFDWQHLSATTRSQGKAALPEVVAQLEGFSSAAGAWDSDLLPARLKDYSSIWLDDLCRSGKVVWMRLTSRSKVGSAALRSTPIVLLPRPQVRLWTGLTEQPAPTELSLRAQKVHEVLSSQGAMFFDELTGEAHLLRAELETALQELVGAGLVNADSFAGLRALITPASKRTSHTSRRNRGAFIGGMDDAGRWALLRRAPAKEEGASQRIDSDTLEHVAMTLLRRYGVVFWRLLEREADWLPTWRELLRTFHRLEARGEIRGGRFVAGLAGEQFALPEAIPLLREVRKRPLDGSLIAVSGVDPLNLAGTLLPGAKVPAIVGNKLVYRDGIPIAAIIAGKPQYWGEVDEALMLQVRDRLFR, encoded by the coding sequence ATGAACCTTCTCCAGACACCCGACCCGGTGCTCGACGCCTTTCATCCGGCGGTCAGCGCGTGGTTTCGCTCCACGTTCCCGGCCATTACCGCGGCCCAGGCCCAGGCGTGGCCGCTGATCAAACGCCGCGAGTCCACGTTGATCGCCGCGCCCACCGGCTCCGGTAAAACCCTGACCGCCTTTCTGGCGGTCATCGATGATCTGGTGCATCAAGGGCTGGAGAGAGGCGGCGAGCTGCCCGATGAGACGTTTGTCGTTTACGTTTCGCCCTTGAAAGCGCTGTCCAACGACATCCAGATCAATCTGCAAAACCCGCTGGCGGGCATCACCGATCAATTGATTCAGCAAGGGCTGCCCGGGCTGCGAATCACCACCGCTGTGCGCACCGGCGACACGCCGCAGAAAGAACGCACGGCGATGCGTAAAACTGCGCCGAACATTTTGGTGACGACGCCGGAATCGCTGTACGTGCTGCTGGGCTCGGATTCCGGGCGGCGCATGTTGTCGAGCACGCAGACGGTCATCGTCGACGAAATTCACGCCATCGCCGCCGGCAAGCGTGGCAGTCATCTCGCCCTGACGCTGGAGCGTTTACAGGCGCTGTGCGCAAAACCGCTGCTGCGCATCGGGCTGTCGGCGACGCAGAAACCCATCGAGCGAGTCTCGCGCTTTCTGGTCGGCAGCGATCCGGTCAGCCGATCGTGCGCCATCGTCGACATCGGCCACGCGCGCCCTCGGGATCTGGCTATCGAAGTGCCGCCGGTGGCCCTGAGCGCCGTGATGTCCAGTGACGTCTGGCAACTGGTCTACGACCGGCTCGCTGTGCTGGCGCGTGGACATCGCACCACACTGATTTTTGTCAACACCCGGCGGCTGGCCGAGCGCATGGCGCGGCATCTGAGCGAGCGGCTGGGCAAAGAGGCGGTCGCCGCGCATCACGGGAGCATGGCCAAGGAACAGCGGCTCGAAGCCGAGCAGCGCCTGAAACGCGGTGAGCTCCAAGTCCTGATCGCCACCGCTTCGCTGGAATTGGGGATTGATATCGGCGACGTCGATCTGGTCTGCCAGATCAGCTCGCCCCGCTCCATCGCGTCCTTTTTGCAGCGCGTCGGCCGTTCCGGTCACCACGTAGGCGGCACGCCCAAGGGACGGCTGTTTGCTGTGTCTCGGGATGATCTGATCGAGTGCGCGGCGCTGCTGGATTGCGTGCGGCGCGGCGAGCTCGACACGCTGGTCATTCCCAAAGCACCGCTGGACGTCCTGGCGCAGCAGATCATCGCCGAAGTCAGTTGTCAGGAATGGCAGGAGCAGGACCTGCTGGCGCTGTTCCGCAAGGCTTCGCCCTACGCCGACGTTGACGAAGGCCATTATCAGGCGCTGTTGAGCATGCTCGCCGAGGGTTACAGCGGGCGTCAGGGCGTGCGCGCGGCGTACCTGCATCGCGACGCGGTAACCCGCACGTTGCGTGGTCGGCGCGGCAGCAAACTCACCGCGGTCACCAGCGGCGGCACGATTCCGGACAATGCCGATTACAGCGTGGTCCTCGAACCCCAGGCGCTCAACATCGGCACCGTCAACGAAGACTTCGCCGTGGAAAGCGCGGCGGGTGACATCTTCCAGCTGGGCAATACCTCTTACCGGATTCTGCGGGTCGAGTCCGGCCGCGTGCGGGTCGAGGACGCCCACGGCATGCCGCCGAACATCCCGTTCTGGATGGGCGAGGCCCCAGGGCGCAGCGATGAATTGTCTTTTGCCGTCGCACGTTTGCAGGCCGACATCGATGAGCAGCTCAGCGCCCATCCCGGCAACCTTCTGGCCTGCACCGACTGGCTGATGAAAAGCCTGGGCCTGGACCTCGCCAGCGCCGAGCAGATCATTGAATACCTCGCTCGCGCGCACTCGGCCCTGGGTGCGCTGCCGTCACAGGACACGCTGGTCATTGAGCGCTTTTTCGATCAATCCGGCGGCACGCAGCTGGTCATTCATTCCCCGTTCGGCAGCCGGGTCAATCGCGCGTGGGGCCTGGCGCTGCGCAAGCGCTTCTGCCGCACCTTCAACTTCGAGCTGCAAGCCGCCGCCAGCGAGGACGCGATCGTGCTGTCGCTGTCCACGGCGCACAGTTTTGCGCTCGATGAAGTCTGGCGTTATCTCAACTCCGCCACTGCCGAGCATTTACTGATTCAGGCAGTGCTGGATGCGCCGCTGTTCGGCGTGCGCTGGCGCTGGAACGCCGGTGTCGCACTGGCCCTGCCGCGTTACACCGGCGGGCGAAAAGTGGCGCCGCAGCTGCAGCGGATCAAGAGCGACGATTTGATTGCCACGGTGTTTCCGGACCAGATCGCCTGCCTGGAAAATCTGGTGGGCGAGCGGGAAGTGCCGGAGCATCCGCTGATCGAGCAGACCTTGGACGATTGCCTGCACGAAGCCATGGACGCCGAGAGCTGGCTGAAACTGCTGCGGCGCATGGAGAACGGCGAGGTGCGTCTGGTCAGTCGCGATTTGCCCGCGCCCTCGCCGCTGGCGGCGGAAATCCTCAACGCCAAGCCGTATGCGTTTCTCGACAACGCGCCGCTGGAAGAACGTCGCACCCAGGCGGTGCTCAATCGGCGCTGGAGCGACCCGGAATCCACCGACGATCTCGGCGCGCTGGATGTCGATGCGATCAAAGCGGTGGCCGATGAAGCCTGGCCGCAGCCGCAAAACGTGGATGAGATGCACGAGGCGCTCATGAGCCTGGGCTGCATCACCGGCGTGGAGGCCCGCGAGCACGGCGACTGGATGAAATGGCTGGAAAGCCTGGCCCGCTCGGGTCGTGGCACGCGCTTGCAGGTCACCCCGGAACAGGCGTTGTGGATTCCGCTGGAGCGGCTGACCTGTTTGCAGGCGCTCTACCCCGCTGCGGAAATGCACCCGCCGTTGGCGGCACTGGCCGGGTTCGACGAAGCGTGGAACGAGGACGAAGCGCGGGTTGAAATCGTGCGTGCGCGGCTGAGCGGTTTCGGCCCGCTCACCGTCCCGGCCATTGCCGAGCCGTTGGCGCTGACACAGAACGAGGTCGCTCAGGCGCTGGCGCAGCTGGAGAACGAAGGTTACGTGTTGCGCGGCCAGTTCAACCCTGACGCCCGCGAGGAAGAATGGTGCGAGCGGCATCTGCTGTCGCGCATCCACCGTTACACGGTCAAGCGCCTGCGCCGGGAAATCGAGCCTGTGTCGCTGCAAGACTTCACTCGATTCCTGTTCGACTGGCAGCATCTATCTGCCACGACCCGAAGCCAGGGCAAAGCCGCGCTGCCGGAAGTCGTCGCGCAGCTGGAGGGTTTCTCGTCGGCGGCAGGCGCGTGGGACAGTGATCTGCTGCCGGCACGCTTGAAGGATTATTCATCGATTTGGCTGGATGACCTGTGTCGGTCCGGCAAAGTGGTGTGGATGCGTCTGACCAGTCGCAGCAAGGTTGGCAGCGCCGCGTTGCGCAGTACGCCGATTGTGCTGCTGCCCCGACCTCAGGTTCGCCTGTGGACCGGGCTGACCGAGCAGCCGGCGCCGACCGAATTATCCCTGCGCGCGCAGAAGGTTCATGAGGTGTTGTCGAGCCAGGGTGCAATGTTTTTCGACGAGCTGACCGGCGAGGCGCACTTGCTGCGGGCCGAGCTGGAAACGGCGCTGCAGGAGCTGGTGGGCGCCGGGCTGGTTAATGCCGACAGTTTCGCCGGGCTGCGGGCGCTGATTACCCCGGCGAGCAAGCGCACCAGCCACACCAGCCGACGCAATCGCGGTGCGTTTATTGGCGGCATGGACGACGCCGGACGCTGGGCATTGTTGCGTCGCGCGCCGGCGAAGGAAGAAGGCGCGTCGCAAAGGATCGACAGCGACACGCTGGAGCATGTCGCAATGACGTTGCTGCGCCGATACGGTGTGGTGTTCTGGCGCCTGCTGGAGCGCGAGGCGGATTGGCTGCCAACCTGGCGCGAGTTGCTGCGCACGTTCCATCGGCTTGAGGCGCGCGGAGAGATCCGCGGCGGGCGCTTCGTGGCAGGCCTGGCGGGTGAACAGTTCGCGTTGCCCGAAGCCATCCCGTTGCTGCGCGAAGTCCGCAAACGTCCGCTGGACGGCAGCTTGATTGCCGTCAGCGGGGTCGACCCGCTCAATCTCGCCGGGACGCTGCTGCCCGGCGCGAAAGTCCCGGCGATTGTGGGCAATAAGCTGGTTTACCGCGACGGCATCCCCATCGCCGCCATTATCGCCGGCAAGCCGCAGTACTGGGGCGAGGTGGATGAGGCGCTGATGTTGCAGGTGCGCGATCGGCTGTTCAGATAA
- a CDS encoding mechanosensitive ion channel family protein yields MPNFKPFLLLCLLLSVFSVNVQAADAPAAATAPAAAPADPAPEDPAKAEILVKGGLLGAISSSIDSVQDKLDVDGHLLDSWRLRADRAADEIDALVNKPQSRSAWRIAGDFVMLSLVWAGAFLLLNRIGAFLVTRLSRHRFLIRRDRVVGVLGYVLPYMVPALICLPLTLYVSHFMPTSVGRALALCLAYSTSSGIFSTSVLLSLIVLFNSGHKRPAVRIIRHYAPHPLFIIGFLAALSDALTSPQIARLFGGNVTTSIAAFTGLMASVMFGMVVIRMRRPIAHLIRNRSLGARLARPAVQQTLKIFSSLWHLPILLMILVSAVNLIGAGEGSQEALRCALLTTVLLIGAVFLSTLFQHMFKPTEVRTNSVYKERLLSLLHAVMRIALAIGFIELLGRIWGFSLLEFAQRNALGKVISDSLSSIGLILLVTWLLWVVMDTAIQEALKPPANGRSGRQPSTRVKTILPLLRNAMKIILVVICTITTMANLGINVAPLLAGAGVVGLAIGFGSQQLVQDVITGLFIIIEDTISIGDWVVLDSGHAGTVESLTIRTLRLRDGKGFVHSVPFGQIKAVTNQSRQFAYAFFSFQFTYDTDVDAATSLIREAGQSISDDLLLASKLQGPLEVFGLDRMDMNGIVITAQFRTSSGGQYAVSRAFNDRLKRLVDKSAEVRFAQTYPQLVMSPHNRQAPEGEEGAEQQALPGKTSVVNKDGSESPA; encoded by the coding sequence TTGCCGAATTTCAAACCCTTTCTGTTGCTGTGCCTGCTGTTGAGCGTTTTCAGCGTCAATGTTCAAGCCGCCGACGCCCCCGCCGCTGCCACTGCTCCCGCTGCCGCACCTGCCGACCCGGCGCCAGAGGATCCTGCCAAAGCGGAGATTTTGGTCAAAGGCGGATTGCTCGGCGCCATCAGTTCCAGCATCGACAGCGTGCAAGACAAGCTCGATGTAGATGGCCACTTGCTCGACTCCTGGCGCCTGCGCGCCGACCGAGCCGCTGACGAGATCGACGCGCTGGTCAACAAACCGCAGTCGCGCTCAGCGTGGCGGATCGCCGGCGATTTCGTGATGCTGTCCCTGGTGTGGGCGGGCGCGTTCCTGCTGCTCAACCGCATCGGCGCGTTTCTCGTCACTCGGTTATCACGGCATCGGTTCCTGATTCGCCGCGATCGCGTGGTCGGGGTGCTGGGCTATGTGTTGCCGTACATGGTGCCGGCGCTGATCTGCCTGCCGCTGACGCTCTACGTCAGTCACTTCATGCCGACCTCGGTGGGGCGCGCGCTGGCGCTGTGTCTGGCGTACTCGACCAGCAGCGGGATTTTCTCCACATCCGTGCTGTTGTCGCTGATCGTGCTGTTCAATTCGGGCCACAAACGGCCAGCGGTGCGCATCATTCGTCACTACGCGCCGCACCCGTTGTTCATCATCGGCTTTCTCGCGGCGTTGAGCGACGCGCTGACCAGTCCGCAGATTGCCCGGCTGTTCGGCGGCAACGTGACCACCAGCATCGCCGCGTTCACCGGGCTGATGGCGTCGGTCATGTTTGGCATGGTCGTCATCCGCATGCGTCGGCCGATCGCGCATCTGATCCGCAACCGTTCCCTCGGCGCCCGGCTGGCGCGGCCCGCGGTGCAACAGACGCTGAAGATCTTCTCCAGCCTGTGGCATTTGCCGATTCTGCTGATGATTCTGGTCTCGGCCGTGAATCTCATCGGCGCCGGCGAAGGCAGTCAGGAAGCCCTGCGTTGTGCGTTGCTGACGACGGTGTTGTTGATTGGTGCGGTGTTTCTCAGCACCTTGTTTCAGCACATGTTCAAGCCCACCGAGGTGCGAACCAACAGTGTTTACAAGGAGCGTTTGCTGAGCCTGTTGCACGCGGTCATGCGTATTGCGCTGGCGATCGGCTTCATCGAGCTGCTGGGGCGAATCTGGGGTTTTTCGCTGCTCGAATTCGCCCAACGCAATGCACTGGGCAAGGTGATCAGCGATTCGCTGAGCAGCATCGGTTTGATTTTGCTGGTGACCTGGCTGCTGTGGGTGGTGATGGACACGGCCATTCAGGAAGCCCTGAAGCCTCCGGCCAACGGACGTTCCGGGCGTCAGCCGAGCACGCGGGTTAAGACCATTCTGCCGCTGCTGCGCAACGCGATGAAGATCATCCTGGTGGTGATCTGCACCATCACGACCATGGCCAATCTGGGCATCAACGTCGCGCCGCTGCTGGCCGGTGCCGGGGTGGTCGGTCTGGCGATCGGTTTCGGTTCGCAGCAGTTGGTGCAGGACGTCATTACCGGGCTGTTCATCATCATCGAGGACACCATCTCCATCGGCGACTGGGTGGTGCTGGATTCAGGCCACGCCGGTACGGTCGAGAGCCTGACCATCCGCACCCTGCGTCTGCGCGACGGTAAGGGCTTCGTGCATTCGGTGCCGTTCGGGCAGATCAAGGCCGTCACCAACCAGTCCCGGCAATTCGCCTACGCGTTCTTCTCGTTCCAGTTCACCTACGACACGGACGTAGACGCGGCGACCTCGCTGATTCGTGAAGCGGGCCAGTCGATCAGCGATGATCTGCTACTGGCGAGCAAACTGCAGGGGCCGCTAGAAGTGTTCGGGCTGGACCGCATGGACATGAACGGCATTGTGATCACGGCGCAGTTCCGTACGTCATCGGGCGGGCAGTATGCAGTCAGTCGGGCGTTCAACGATCGACTCAAGCGACTTGTGGATAAGTCGGCGGAGGTGCGCTTCGCCCAAACTTATCCACAACTGGTGATGAGCCCGCACAATCGTCAGGCACCTGAAGGGGAAGAGGGCGCCGAGCAACAAGCGCTGCCCGGCAAGACCTCGGTGGTGAACAAGGACGGGTCAGAAAGCCCTGCCTGA
- a CDS encoding FdhF/YdeP family oxidoreductase, whose product MSLIHPKAHYRPYTSAAGGWGSAKSVMEILWREQAPIRAGLPLIKQNKPGGFACVSCAWAKPGKPHSLEFCENGAKATAWELTSRKTDPAFFAGHTLTELRQWPDYDLEQQGRLTHPMRYNAATDRYQETTWEEAYRDIGAQLKSMTPDSVVFYASGRASLETSFMYQLIARAYGNNNLPDSSNMCHESTSVGLQESIGVPVGTVTLDDFEHTDCILFFGQNVGSNSPRMLHQLREARQRDVPIITFNPIRERGLERFVNPQSPVEMLGPKSTVISTQYHQLAIGGDTAVVLGIAKSLFEMDEAALAKGQPGIIDQAFIAQHTEGFAEFCNCVLETPWETIERQAGLSRSALEAVATVYARHERVMLVYGMGITQHRRGVTNVQMLVNLLLLRGNIGKRGAGICPVRGHSNVQGQRTVGITEDPKKIPVDKIEELYGFTVPSKKGLNTVETCEGLLDGSVRGFIGLGGNFLRAVPDTSRMEPAWNTLDLNVQIATKLNRTHLVPGKNAWILPCLGRIEKDVQDGVEQVYTTEDSTGCVRAWQGNSEPASAHARAEVAILAGIAEATLPGATRIDWSAWRRDYALIRQGIAQVYPEIFHDMETRMWEPGGFHRPLAAAKREWKTESGRAMFITPELLEENDDVYPNHTRRDVLQLMTLRSNDQFNTTIYGYEDRFRGVSGTRAVIFMNRNDVLRLGFTPGDWVNVTTAIEPQVSRSVGPLQIIAYDIPENCCAAYYPECNPLVPLWHHAERSKVPAAKSIPVTLAKASPSAEDLKRALPESDQVR is encoded by the coding sequence ATGTCGCTCATCCATCCCAAAGCCCATTACCGCCCCTACACGTCTGCCGCCGGCGGCTGGGGCTCGGCAAAGTCGGTGATGGAGATCCTCTGGCGCGAGCAGGCGCCGATTCGAGCAGGCCTGCCGCTGATCAAGCAAAACAAGCCCGGCGGGTTTGCCTGCGTCAGCTGCGCGTGGGCCAAGCCCGGCAAACCCCACAGCCTCGAGTTTTGCGAAAACGGCGCGAAGGCCACGGCCTGGGAGCTGACGTCGCGCAAGACCGACCCGGCCTTTTTCGCCGGTCACACGCTCACCGAACTGCGCCAGTGGCCCGATTACGACCTGGAGCAACAGGGCCGCCTCACGCACCCCATGCGGTACAACGCTGCGACCGATCGCTACCAGGAAACCACGTGGGAGGAAGCCTACCGTGACATTGGCGCGCAGCTGAAAAGCATGACGCCCGACAGCGTGGTTTTTTATGCATCGGGCCGGGCCTCGCTGGAAACGTCGTTCATGTACCAGCTCATCGCCCGCGCCTACGGCAACAACAATTTGCCCGACAGCTCGAACATGTGCCACGAGAGCACCTCGGTCGGCTTGCAGGAAAGTATCGGCGTGCCTGTAGGAACGGTGACCCTGGATGACTTCGAGCACACTGACTGCATCCTGTTTTTCGGCCAGAACGTGGGCAGCAACAGCCCGCGGATGCTGCACCAACTGCGTGAAGCCCGGCAGCGTGACGTGCCGATCATCACGTTCAACCCGATCCGCGAGCGCGGCCTCGAGCGCTTCGTCAATCCGCAGTCCCCGGTGGAAATGCTCGGGCCGAAGTCGACGGTCATCAGCACCCAATACCATCAGTTGGCAATCGGTGGCGACACGGCGGTTGTGCTAGGCATCGCCAAGTCGCTGTTTGAGATGGACGAGGCGGCGCTGGCAAAGGGTCAGCCCGGGATCATCGATCAGGCGTTTATCGCCCAGCACACTGAAGGGTTCGCCGAGTTCTGCAACTGCGTGCTCGAAACACCGTGGGAAACCATCGAGCGTCAGGCAGGACTCAGCCGTAGCGCGCTGGAGGCAGTAGCGACGGTGTACGCCAGACATGAGCGAGTGATGTTGGTTTACGGCATGGGCATCACCCAACACCGGCGCGGCGTGACCAACGTGCAGATGCTGGTGAACCTGCTCCTGCTACGCGGCAACATCGGCAAGCGCGGTGCCGGGATCTGCCCGGTGCGCGGTCATTCCAATGTGCAAGGGCAGCGCACGGTCGGCATTACCGAAGACCCGAAAAAGATTCCTGTGGATAAGATTGAGGAATTATACGGTTTCACGGTCCCGTCGAAAAAAGGCCTGAACACCGTCGAGACCTGCGAAGGACTTCTGGACGGGAGCGTGCGCGGATTCATCGGGCTCGGCGGGAATTTTCTGCGCGCAGTCCCTGACACATCGCGCATGGAGCCGGCCTGGAATACATTGGACCTGAACGTTCAGATCGCCACGAAGCTGAACCGCACGCATCTGGTTCCGGGGAAAAACGCGTGGATACTGCCCTGCCTCGGGCGCATCGAAAAGGATGTGCAAGACGGCGTCGAGCAGGTTTATACCACCGAAGACAGCACCGGCTGCGTGCGAGCCTGGCAGGGTAATAGCGAACCGGCCAGCGCCCATGCCCGTGCCGAGGTCGCCATTCTCGCTGGCATCGCCGAGGCAACATTACCCGGTGCCACCCGAATCGATTGGAGCGCCTGGCGCCGCGATTACGCGCTGATTCGTCAGGGCATCGCTCAGGTCTACCCCGAGATTTTCCACGACATGGAAACCCGCATGTGGGAACCCGGAGGCTTCCACCGACCCCTTGCGGCGGCTAAGCGCGAATGGAAAACCGAGAGCGGCCGCGCGATGTTCATCACGCCCGAGCTGCTGGAAGAAAACGATGATGTGTACCCGAACCACACGCGTCGCGACGTGCTGCAGTTGATGACGCTGCGCAGCAATGACCAGTTCAACACCACGATCTATGGCTACGAAGATCGCTTCCGGGGCGTCAGCGGCACCCGTGCAGTCATTTTCATGAACCGCAACGATGTCCTCCGACTGGGCTTCACACCGGGAGACTGGGTCAACGTGACTACAGCCATCGAGCCACAGGTCTCGCGTTCGGTAGGACCTCTGCAGATCATCGCCTACGACATCCCCGAAAACTGCTGCGCGGCGTATTACCCTGAATGCAATCCACTGGTTCCGCTGTGGCATCACGCTGAACGCAGCAAGGTGCCTGCTGCCAAATCGATTCCGGTTACGCTGGCCAAGGCTTCACCCAGCGCAGAGGATTTGAAACGTGCGCTGCCGGAGTCCGACCAAGTGCGTTGA